TATCACACTTAGTATGCACGCTAATGCTATCATAACAAGAACAAAGAACGAATATGCAACTTTCATAATACCTCCGATTTTTTTATAAAAAGATATACCACCTATCATCCGATGCCAAGACAAAATTATTTATTAGAATAGTACTTACACCCTTTATAGGAGGTAAGCAAATCGACTTCCTCACCGTTTTCATTAATACCGAAATAACATCTATATTCGGGAACGGTCATTTTAGAGCGCATCTTTATGAGCCACCCGCCCTCTTTTTTATCAACAAAAACCTTCCAACCCAAATCTTTGTGAGAATCAGAAACTGACAAAAATATATGGCCTTGAATGTTTTTGTTAGTCAAAGCCAGTTTAATAAACTCCTCTTTATTTTGCACGGGCAAATCAGGAGTCATATATTCTTTAATCTCATCTATATTTTCAAACTCAAAATCAGGCTCCGGTGCGGCAAACAGATGGTAGAGGAAACCTCCGCCCATACCTCGTTCTACCTTTTGTGCGTAAGAATTATTATTTATTATCAATGCAATAATAATTAAAGCTAAGGTAAAAAATTTCCTTTTAACCACTGCTTGCCTCATTTAAATCATAGTTATTCAAATTTGCCCTTCTGTTAGCCGGATAAAAATACGGCTCAACATACGATGCCTTCAAACCGTCAGGGTTGAACACAACATCATAAACAGCTTTTACTGGCTCTTGGATATTATTCCAATTATTATTTAACAAAGCATCATCTACCAATGCTTTATATTCTTCATCGTCGGAATTTTGTTCATCTACCAGTTTAGCCATACGGATAATGCTGTCTTTAACCGTATCCTCATTCACCACACCATGCAGCAGCCAGTTTCTTACAAATGCGGCTTTAATTCTTGCCGTTGCCCTATCTTCCATTAACGGGTCGCCCGATAGCTCCTTCACTCCCGAACAGCCTATTCCCCTTCTTACCCATGGCTCGGCATAGGCAAGTAGACCGTGAACGGCAAAATCAAGATTCTCAATAATTTCACCCCTACTTAGCTCATCAAGATTTGCTGCCGGAAAATCAAACAAATCTTTAATATTAACCTGCTTGATATTTTTTCTGTACCCTTCCTGCATTTGACGTACATTGCCGAATATATGGAACGCCATGGCATGGATTCCTGCCGCCATAGGTGATGGCGACCACCCTGTATCGGTAAGCCCCTTTACCTGCTGTTCCTTGCTTTTTAGCAATCCTTTCATATCTTTTATAGCTGCCCACATTCCCGCCCCTATCTGAGGTACGTTCATTTTCAGGCTGATATTAACGTTATGCAGCTCATATGAGGTCTTGTATAATTTTGAAGGCAACTGCCTGTATGGAGCTATTGCCCCCTGATGCATCATAAGATCAATAAAACTACCCGTATAATCAAGAAAACCCGTATTAGTAAAGAATATTATATCCTTAGCCTCATCTATGCATGCGGCAAGCTGGGCATTAGTACGCATTTCCTCATTCATAATGCCTATTTTATTTGCGTTTTCAGGCAATCCCAACATTTGATTTATACGGTCAAATAATTTTACATTAAGCTCAACTTCCTCCCTGCCGTGCATTTTAGGGGCTACATGGTATCTATAGCCTATTAAACTTGTTATGAAGCAATCCAGTATCTTTTCAGGTATGGTATTACCGTCAACCGTGATAATATTTTTATCGGCTATCATGTGAGAACCTACATCACGAACTAACGCTAATGAACTCCTTTTTAAGGTTTTTTCCCGCTTGGTCTTTACACATAGATATTTTGTGTCTTTATTTATTTTGCGCGTCTTTCCCCTAACCTCGCATTGAAGGTCGCCGTCATGAATGCCTTTTAATATCCTGTAAGCCTCATATTTATTTTCAGGAGTCGAAACCGAAGCATCCTCCAAATCAATTATATAGGTAATCGCCGACTCTACGATAACGTCCTTGATTTTATTCTCGCCTATGAGCAATTCAATTTTCAGACCGTTATTTTCCAGCAGAATCGACGTTATCTGCTCTCCTTCCAAAGTTATGCCTATAAGCTTATCGCTAGTAAAGTTTATAGCCTCATCATCGGATTTTTTTGCAACTAATAAATTATTTGTTTTATCATACACGAAGCTTTCTATATCGCTCCAACCCATATTATTTTCAAATTTTACGATTTTATCAAGGAATCCGTTTGTATAGCCGATAACCTCAGCCTCACGCTCTTTATCTTCTGTTTTTTCATCAATTATATTTGAAGTGTACAGGCTGCTATATAAACTTTGCCATCTGGCGTTAGCAGCATTTAACACCATATTGACCTTATCGGCAGGAACTACAAGCTGTGGTCCTGCCATGGGGTTTAATTCCTCGGCAATTCCAATAGATGAGACATTCTTGTTACCATCTGAATTTTCAATAAATCCTATATCTTCGAGCTTTCTTACAACTTTAGAAGTTGGAATAGAGCCTTGTTGTTCCTTAAAAAATGAGTCTATCTGCTCTTGCAATTCGTCCCTTTTTTTCAAAAGTTCGTTATTTGGGGCTGAAAATTCCCTTGTCAGCTTTGCAAGATATTCAAATATGCTTTCAACTTTCAGTTCTCTTTCCTGACAGATTTCACTGACAAAATCGTATAACTCATTAGATACATTAATGTTTTCAGATATTTTTTTCATTTTAATTCAATTTACCTCATAATTGACCGCAATTAACAATATAAGGTTATAAGGCGTTTAACCTCAAGATTTTTTATTGATTAAATGTTCGTATGGGTTTATATACACGGGTGATTGAAAATAAATTTGCGGGTACTATACTCATGAAAGACTTAGAAAATAATAAGATTTTAGCATCAATTATCGTAGCCGGCTTAATAGCCTTAATATGCGGAAAAATAGCTAACGGTCTATACCACCCTGTAACGGAGCCTGAGAAAAGAGGGTTTCAGGTAGAAGTTGCCGAAGCCGGAAGCGAAGGCGAAGAAACCGCCGAAACCGTAGAAGAAGTAATAGATATCCCCGCTCTTATGGCTGCCGCAAGTGTTGAAGAGGGGCAGAAAGTTTTCAAACAATGTGTTAGCTGCCATACTCCTGAGCAAGGTGGAGCTCATAAACTAGGACCTAATTTAGCAGGTGTCGTTAATGCAAAACAAGCAAGTAAGGAAGGTTATGCATATTCTGACGCTTTAAAAGCCGTCGGTAAAACATGGACATATGATGAGCTGTTCGCATTCCTAAAAAAACCTAGAAAATACGCTAGCGGAACAAAAATGAGCTTTGCAGGAATTAAAAAACCCGAGCAAATAGCTAACGTAATTAAATATATGGAAAGCAATTAAAATACTTAAAATGGTTAAAAAATACAAAAAAGGCGTTATTTCAAATAACAACCTGTCGGAAAACAAAGAATTAAATAAAATTAGTAAGTTAGTAGATTCCCACACTGAAGACGAAAAAGAGCTAAATGAAGCTCTCACAGACGGCTTATTCGGTTCTTACGTTCTGTATAAGAGTGAAAAAAACAATTTTTCGGACTTAGAGACTGTAAAAGCAAGCAATAGGTTTGTTGACTTAGTAGACCGCAAGACTAATGTTGAGAACTTTCGGTAATTATAGTCCTTAAAATTAACTTCCACCTATTAATGCCATCCTCGCCTAAGTGCGAGGATCTTCTTTAAACCTGCGGTACGGAAGTTATTTTAAATCACTATAGAAAATCTGCTTATTTCTAAGATTTTTTATGCCATTTTATTTTATTGTATATATGATAATTTATATCATATAAAAAAACAGATAGTTTCATAAAAAAATGATAAGGTTATCCGCATTACTTATAATATTTCTAATGTTTTTCAACGGCATAGGTTACGCTGAAAGTAAAACTTCACACGGAATATCAATTTTCGGCGATTTGAAATACCCGAAGGATTTTAAACATTTTGACTATATTAACCCCGATGCACCCAAAGGCGGCGAAGTAAAAATAGCCGCCATCGGAACATATGACAGCTTAAATCCGTATGTCATCAAGGGAGTTCCTGCCGAAGGCATTGAAATGATATTCGATACACTTATGAAAAGCTCTGCCGATGAAAGTGCGTCTGAATATGGGTTAATTGCCGAATCGGCGGAAATTTCACAAAACGGTGATTATGTAATATTCAATTTAAGAAAAAATGCCGGATGGCACGATGGAACACCCATTACCGCAGATGATGTCGTTTTCTCATTTGAAACCATAACAACAAAAGGACACCCGCAATATAAATCTTACTATCGGGATTTTGAATCGGCAGAAAAACTCGGTACGCATAAAGTAAAATTCAACATCTCAGACCCAAATAACAGGGAGTTACCGTTGATAATCGGTCAACTTCCTATAATTTCGAAGAAATATTATACTGAAAATGACTTCGAAAAAGGCACGCTTGATTTTCCACTTGGCAGCGGTGCATATAAAATAAAGAGCATAGATGCCGGACGCTCAATTACCTATGAAAGAGTTAAAGACTACTGGGCAAAGGATTTACCTGTAAATGTCGGTCACAACAATTTCGATATAATAAGGATAGATTATTACCGTGACGCAACCGTAGCGGTTGAAGCATTAAAAGCAGGTGAATATGATTTTCGTCGGGAGAACATATCAAAAACATGGTCAAATGCCTATAATATCAGGCAGGTAGAAGACGGGCGTATGATTAAGGAAGAACTACCCGACGGCAAGCCTACAGGTATGCAGAGCTTTATTTTCAATACCAGACGTTCGGACTTTGCCAATATAAAGGTGAGGAAAGCACTGCAATACGCATATGATTTTGAATGGGCAAATAAGCAGCTATTCTATGGTGCATATGCAAGAAATCGTAGTTTTTTCGGCAATTCGGAATTCGAAGCAAAAGGGCTGCCAAGTGACGGTGAGTTGAAATTGCTGGAACCATACAGGGACATATTGCCTAAGGAAGTATTTACAGAAGAATATAACCCTCCTGTTTCAGATGGTGAGCTTGGACATCGCCAAAACCTTCTAAAAGCCCAAAAGCTTCTAGATGATGAAGGCTGGGTATTAAACGACATGAAAAGGATAAACCCGAATACGGGCGAGCCTGTCAATATAGAATTCCTGCTTGTATCACCTTCTTTTGAAAGGGTTGTTGCCCCGTTTATAAGAAGCCTGAAAAAGCTTGGCATTGAAAGTACTATACGCACCGTAGATACCTCCCAATATATAAAGCGTATGGAAGAATTTGATTTTGATATTATGGTTAAGTGGTTCGTGCAAGGGGCGGCTCCGGGTAACGAACAGATAAATTACTGGGACTCTTCGACTGCCGATGTAAAGGGAAGCCAAAATCTTATAGGGATAAAGAACGAAGCCGTTGACGCTATGATAAAGCATATAACATCTGCAAAAACAAAGCCTGAACTAATAAATGCGGCTAAGGCA
This genomic window from Pseudomonadota bacterium contains:
- a CDS encoding cytochrome c family protein — protein: MKDLENNKILASIIVAGLIALICGKIANGLYHPVTEPEKRGFQVEVAEAGSEGEETAETVEEVIDIPALMAAASVEEGQKVFKQCVSCHTPEQGGAHKLGPNLAGVVNAKQASKEGYAYSDALKAVGKTWTYDELFAFLKKPRKYASGTKMSFAGIKKPEQIANVIKYMESN
- a CDS encoding extracellular solute-binding protein, which produces MFFNGIGYAESKTSHGISIFGDLKYPKDFKHFDYINPDAPKGGEVKIAAIGTYDSLNPYVIKGVPAEGIEMIFDTLMKSSADESASEYGLIAESAEISQNGDYVIFNLRKNAGWHDGTPITADDVVFSFETITTKGHPQYKSYYRDFESAEKLGTHKVKFNISDPNNRELPLIIGQLPIISKKYYTENDFEKGTLDFPLGSGAYKIKSIDAGRSITYERVKDYWAKDLPVNVGHNNFDIIRIDYYRDATVAVEALKAGEYDFRRENISKTWSNAYNIRQVEDGRMIKEELPDGKPTGMQSFIFNTRRSDFANIKVRKALQYAYDFEWANKQLFYGAYARNRSFFGNSEFEAKGLPSDGELKLLEPYRDILPKEVFTEEYNPPVSDGELGHRQNLLKAQKLLDDEGWVLNDMKRINPNTGEPVNIEFLLVSPSFERVVAPFIRSLKKLGIESTIRTVDTSQYIKRMEEFDFDIMVKWFVQGAAPGNEQINYWDSSTADVKGSQNLIGIKNEAVDAMIKHITSAKTKPELINAAKALDRILQWNYYAIPQWHSRTHRVIYWNRFGRPKITPPYSLGFPDTWWIDKEKEEKLNKLQNKES